In Anolis carolinensis isolate JA03-04 chromosome Y, rAnoCar3.1.pri, whole genome shotgun sequence, the sequence ACCTCGGCGGGGGGAAGAGGCAGGGAAAGGGCGGAGGGAGCCGGGGGTGGAGGCCGCGAGGCGGGGAAGCAACGCCGAGAACGGATGGCGGCGGATGAGCGTGAGGCGTGAAGGCCGCCGTtcattcattcacacacacagGAGTCGCCTTAGGCCTCAGAGATGTTGTGAGGCCTCTTGGAAACGAGGCGAGTAGGATGTACATCtccctctctctatctatccCTGTGCAATATATATAATGCTATAAAATAATATACCATCAGGTATATAtaatgtcatatatatatatacatatatatatacacataatctactctccatgcagtcatgccagtggccacatgaccttggaggtgtctagggacaacgccggctctttggcttagaaatggagatgagcaccaacccccagagtcagacatgactggacttaacgtcaggagaaacctttacctttacctatacatatcTATAGTATctaatatacataaatatataatatgttataCTGTATCGTATATTACCATATGTATATTAGTATATATAAATTGTATGatgttatattacattatatatcttCTAGTAGAttagattataatattatatacattatactccattatatattactgtatgtgTATTAGATAATATATGTAATTTATATTctcatattatattacattgcatATCTGTTATGATATATACATTGTACTATACTATATATGaattatataatgtaatataatatatcaaaataaattttatatatatatatatatgtatataatatagatacggtaatatataatatagtataatgtatgtaatattatatatgtgtgtgtgtgtgtactcgtgtatgtatgtatgtatatagatggatagatagatcctCTTTCAAGGCCTTCGTTCCTTGGGTTTCCTCATCGGCCCTAACGACCTTCAGGCCTATTAATATCCCTTTAATTAAGGACCATTTTAAGCCAGAGTTCAATGAGAGAGATGGGTCGGCAGGTTTCCCATGTCCCTTcagtggttggaatcactgggttgctgtgagttgttttccgggctgtctggccatggccCAGttaagtagcattctctcctgacatttcgcctgcttCTGTGActaatggcatcttcaaaggctgagaggtctgttggaaacgaaggaaatgaagtttatatatctatggaattaagaaagaactcctgtctgttggaggcaagtgtgaacgttgccattggccactttaattagcattgaatggccttgcagcttcaaagcctggctccttcctgcctgggggaatgaaTCCTTTGTTGTcttatttttctgctttcatacttattattatattattagaaggTATCATACTATTATTactaaatgtatttatattatgttatattatattagaatTGTTTATATTCTCATTTATTATATCGTTCTGTATCTTGGCAGTCTCTGCTTCAGTCATTGTGTCTCAAAGGCCAGAAATGGACCCCCCGTTAAGATGCTAGCGAGACCCTCGTTGCTCAGATTCATCGGTAAGGATATTTATGGGTgtatatatgataatatatattAACAACACgatcaataataatataacaatactaatgtaatataatataatagtgtattatacaataaataaatacagtagagtctcacttatccaacactcgcttatccaatgttctggattatgttaattttatcaatatttgtatgtatgtatttttatcctttacaattttagcttgtaaatcgcctagagcatcttggatagagggcgattaataagtaattaaatgatgatgatgatgatagaggatgattatccaaggcatttttgtagtcaatgttttcaatacatcgtgatattttggtgctaaatttgtaaatacagtaattactacgtagcattactgcgtattgaactactttttctgtcaaatttgttgtataacataatgttttggtgcttaatttgtaaaatcataacctaatttgatgtttaataggcttttccttaacctctccttattatccaacatattcgcttatccaacattctgccggcccattggataagtgagagactactgtacaatAATATaatctaaataaatataataataaatataataaataatacatgtaatataatctaaatgaatataataataatataatgataaaacaaaagtattgatgtaatacaatataatagtaatcttAATGTAATATAGTATTTTTATGTAATGTTAAGTGttcataataatatgaatattataactGTTTCTCTGGCTGGGCAGCGGAGCGGCAGGCGCACTCTGTGGCCTCGCGGGGGGTCCTGCGGTGGCGCCCCCTGCACTTCCTGTTGGCGACCGGGGGCGGGTACGCCACGTACCGAGGGTACCGGAGCCACAAGGAGAAGCAGCTGGAGGAGCAGGGCATCGAGGTCCCACCCAGGATCGCCCACCCCTGGGAGGTAAGCATCACCACCCCTTTGATCCGTATCGGTTATTGATCAGGATTGATTGTGGCCATTATTACTCTttcctatttattttttttctcaatgttattatttattatgtttctgtgtatataattattgttattattattgaggtaaTAATCACTCTATTGATTAGTATTGATTCTAGCTATTGATTACTATTGATTATGGCCATTATCATTGTTTcctatttcttattttttttctcaatattattatttattatttttctgtgtatataattattattattattattgaggtaaTAATCACTCTATTGATTAGTGTTGATCATGGTGATTATTACTGTTtcctatttatttcttattttttttcctcaatattattatttattatttttctgtgtatataattattattattattattattgaggtaaTAATCACTCTATTGATTAGTGTTGATCATGGTGATTATTACTGTTtcctatttatttcttattttttttcctcaatattattatttattatttttctgtgtatataattattattattattattgaggtaaTAATCACTCTATTGATTAGTGTTGATCATGGCGATTATTACTGTTTCCTATTTATTTCTAATTTTTCCTCACTATTTTTCCtgggtattttattattattattttgcatgatTTCCAGATCTATTTGTGTGTAGTCCAGAGTCCAAAGGCCCTGTTTGGGGGCGATGCtaatccctcttccttccctcccttggtGTTGGCTTCACCTTTGAGCCGGCCTGTCTTATCAATGGGCTTATTTCCCTCCATTGAGGCCCTGTTGTCATCAGCTCATCCTGCTTTGgctgtcttgttgttgttgttgttgttgttgttgttgttgtttaccatCAAGACAGCTTTGCTCACAGGATGAGATATGATAGATATTCATCTTGGTATACACCTTGAGTTGTCATCATTGTGAAAGGAAGgcttatttttagtcattttacctattattatttgaCATAAGTGATAtaaatcatgccagccacatgactgtctacagacaacgccgactctttggcttagaaatggagatgagcaccaacccccagagtcggatacgactggacaggcgaaacctttacctttactaatataaaaatataatcgaATATGTCAAAGAATAATAGGTAACATTATTTTCCTGGTGGCGCCGTCCCTTTAAGTGTCTCTTTCTGCCCCATAGAGCCAAAGGAACTCTCTGAACTTCTCTGGCTAGGAATTGGATGGTCAAAGGGTCACTGGGTTTGGGGGTCAGAGGGGTCGGCAGTGACCCCCTTGACCAACCCCTCAAAGAGAAATGGCGGGTTCATTGAGGAGAATGAGACTAAAATTAGACCGTTTTGGCACGGTCCTCCATGGGGCTCCCCTCCGCACCAATGGCAGAAGGAGGCGCCGGCCCTTTAAATCCGGGTCAGCCTTATTTATAAAAGCCtggcttcccttcctctccctttgCACTCTGCAgaaccctcccttccttcccaaggtacCTTGGCAGACAGatgagctattattattattattattattattattacatctattacatctaatataataatattattatattacatatactaAATATATTACTCATATAAATTGcactatataatatattgttatattgcatATACTACttgcaatatattattttaattattttacataaattattatattattgtattgcatATATTACATATtgtgtagtatattattatattgaatgtattacatatatactatataatattgTATCACATATATgacatattatatatgtatttctaTATTGCATATGttagctatattattattatattacatttaatatactatattattatactgcaTATAATCTGTTATATTATAATTGcacattttatgtattttaaattattatatattattattgttattattaaaagagaTTCTATGGATGCCTTCAAggaaagctaataataataataatactaataataatagtaataataatagaaataataataattacaattgcAATGTCCTGATTGTTAATTAGAGTGTtcagctcaataataataataataataataataataataataataataataataataaattaaataatatattgtagtaGGTGACTGTTGacccctctctctgtgtgtcttctTGGTGCAAAGTATCCCATGACTGGCCTTCCTTGGCAAACATTCCTTCCTGCCTTGTTTGCCTTGGGATACAACGGAGTCAGGCTAGATGACCTTTCCGCCAACCATTTATCTAGTGGATCATATGGACTTCCTTTGGAAAGGATGAGGATGACGACGATAAGTGTAGTCGTATATATTTAATAATgattaatatttattaaattataaatatatGACATAATTATTCTATTTTAGAAATGTAATCATGTATAATCCTAGAATATATTAATAGCATATAGAAGAATGGactctaataataaataatagaataaataaaataataaataatggaatAATGTGACATAATTAATTTATAAGTTAATGAATATTATCattgcatacagtagagtctcacttatccaacattcgcttatccaagtttctggattatccaatgcatttttgtagtcaatgttttcaataaatcgtgatattttggtgataaatttgtaaatacagtaattactatgtagcattatttcatattgaactactttttctgacaaatttgttgtataacatgatgttttggtgcttaatttgtaaaatcataacctaagttgatgtttaataggcttctccttaatctctcctcattatccaacatattcgcttatccaacattctgccggcccgtttatgttggataagtgagactctactgtataacaatatatctatatatataaaagagtgatgacatcagggcagtggacaaaacaacaaaactacaggccccccaacctcgaaatttgacaacacaacccatcatccacgcctcaaggttgatacaacaaaaagaaaagaaaaataaagtcctaattagagggagagcaataattttttttatccaattgctgccagtttagagggctaagctctgcccacttggttgcctagcaaccaagggacagccaggtttcagttaggggacaggcagatttaggcctcacttagacttcttccacagattatctaatttgcactggattatatggcagtgtagactcaaggcccttccacacagctctataacccatttataatcttatattatctgctttgcactggattatcttgagtccacactgccatataatccacttcagtgtgcattttatacagctgtgaagaaggggcctcatataatccagttctaagcagataatgtaagattataaatatacagtagtctctcacttatccaacataaacaggccggcagaacgttggataagtgaatatgatggataataagaagggattcaggaaaagccgattaaacatcaaattaggtaatcgttatacaaattaagcaccaaaacatcatattatacaacaaatttgacagaaaaagtagttccatgcgcagtaatgctaagtactatttacagtagagtctcacttatccaacactcgcttatccaacgttctggattatccaatgcatttttgtagtcaatgttttcaatatatcgtgatatattggtgctaaattcataaatacagtaattactacatagcattactgcgtattgaactactttttctgccaaatttgttgtctaacatgatgttttggtgtttcatttgtaaaatcataacctaatttgatatttaataggcttttccttaacgcctccttattatccaacatattcggttatccaacattttgccagcccacttatgttggataagtgagactctactgtactgtatttacaaatttaccagtaaaatatcacaatgaatttgaaacactgactacaaaaacattgattatgaaaaggcagactgtgttggataatccagaacattgtataagcaaatgttggataagtgagattctactttgatatgaaataatttctaggatagaataatgcagaacaatataatctctaaaaccaggacagtaataaagaaataaagaaagtaaataaagcaaggaaattggaaattccacaaaggaaacaatcagggccagctaacacctcccaagaaaggattcttccagaaaggaagctgagaaggcagtgaagcactatgtattaccaaagtcattattattactatcattactatccttactattattattattattattattattattattattgtgttgcggtcaaccgtgaaaatgaatacaatctggctccaagtattcaaaaacactaaaatcagaatatataaaaattaatgtggtataataaaacagaacaatacaatctctaaaatcagaacactaaataaagaacaacactctgaaaataggggaattccacacagaaaacaatcagggccagctaacacctcccaacaaaggattcccatcatcaaagtctggccaatcctctgttttctcagggccacagacagtagaagcacataaaatattgcaaacaacaccactctgaaaacaaggcaattccagacaggaaagaatcagggccagctaacacctcccaacaaagtattcccatcatcaaagtctggccaatcctctgttttctcagggccacagacagtagaagcacataaaatatcgcaaacaacaccactctgaaaacaaggcaattccagacaggaaagaatcagggccagctaacacctcccaacaaaaaaatcactcagggaggaaacagctaggctttaaatctgcaaggccattacatcctaatcatttttcctaattgcagcattcatacttgcctccaacagacaaaaaaaaaaaacaatcagaaatattgtatattcacaacctttaggaaataatgtcccctgatggcacagcatgttaaagcgctgagctgctgaacttctggaccgaaaggccacaggtttgaattgggggagcggagagagcccccactgttagccccagcttctgccaacccagaagttcaaaaacatgcaaatgtgagtgcatcaataggtactgctccggcgggaaggtaatgccgctccatgcagtcatcccacatgagtctacggacaacgccggctcttcggcttagaaatggagatgagcaccaacccccagagtcagacacgactggacttaatgtctggggaaaaccttgacccttgaccttaactaccaccaattcctcaatactttatttcccagaccaccagacttcgccacagcaacgcgtggccgggcacaggtagtaatattatataataatataataattaaattatGAGTATCCTTAGGATTCCCCTGAATTCTTCTGAATGGAGGCTCCAGGCGGTCCTACTTATGAAtgaatgagtgagtgaatgaatgaGTGACGTCAccactcgctctctctctctctctctctctctctctctctctcaagactGAATGACGTCATGTgccggcctcttcctcctcctccatcggGGACCTGGTGAGCGACGCTCCTGCGCCCcttttcccgggggggggggggggcgtccccTTCCGCCACCCGTCGGCCTGACCTTTTTtgctgtgtgtttgtttgtgtgtttgtgtccaGGCTGTCCTTGCAGTGCCTGCGGGGCCCCCCGTGGCCCCTGGCCCTCCTCATCCTCTCCAGGGTAATCCATAGGAccaacatcaacatcatcattatcattatcattacagcagtgttgttgttgttattgttgtatatCTAGGGTGATGCTGCGGCCAACACTGGGATGGAATGAATATCTATCTATTGTCTAGGAAGAAACATGTGATGatgcaggatgatgatgatttatatttattactatCATAATatattcttattacagtagagtctcactcatccaagcctcgcttatccaagcctctggattatccaagccatttttgtagtcaatgttttcaatgcattgtgatattttggtgctaaattcgtaaatacagtaattacaacataacattactgagtattgaactacatgctctgtcaaatttgttgtattaacatgatgttttgttgcttaatttgtaaaatcataacctaatttgatgtttaataggtttttccttaatccctccttattatccaagatatccgcttatccaagcttctgccggcccattcagcttggataagtgagactctactttatttatgttttatatgtttatgtattatgattatgattatttattatttatggtattttttattttatattattattgttgtttttatattatttatggtATTATTtaaggagtcccggtggcgaagtgcgttaaagcactgagctggagaccaaaaggttccaggttcaaaccctgggagcggcgtgagtggctgctgttagctccagctcctgccaacctagcagttcgaaaacatgccaatgtgagtagatcaataggtaccgctctggcgggaaggtaaccttggcgctccatgcagtcatgctggctacatgaccttggaggtgtctacggacaacgccggcactttggcttagaaatggagatgagcccaacCCCCggggtcagacatgactggactttacctttattattattgtttttatattatttatggtATCATTTATGTCATATTAtttatgatattatttatttcctattaATATTACCTATCTTATTACTTATATGATCTTATTcttacgttgttgttgttgttgttgttccggCTGACGGGCGTGTGTGCTTGTGTGCAGGTGTGGCTGTACCGCTCTCTGCCGACGCGGCTGGTGTCTCGGGCGTGGGGGCGGCTGAGCCGCGTGGAGCTGCCGGTCTGGCTGCGGGGCCCCGTCCTGGGCCTCTACGCCTGGGCCTTCGGGGTGGACCTGCGCGAGGCCGCCGAGGAGGACCTGCGACACTACGCCTCCCTCAGCCACTTCTTCGCTCGCCGGCTCAAGCCCCACGCGCGGCCCCTCCACGCCGCACACcccgcctccgcctccgcctccgcctcccccctggtgagtgagggagggggggagggagggagggagggggggggctctCCTCCGCCCACAGGGTCACgcccctctccccccctcccctccccggacGCAGGTCAGCCCCTCGGACGGCCGGATCCTGAGCTTCGGGCGGGTGCGGAACTGCGAGGTGGAGCAGGTCAAGGGCGTCACCTACTCCCTGGAGGACTTCCTGGGgcccctcccccacacacacctcCCCCCCCGGGCACCCCCGCCCCACCACCACACACCCTCCGGTACGTACCCGTATTAGCCATTATTGGGCCTCCTTTGGCGGGTGGTCTTGCACGGCGGCCATCTTGCACGGCGGCCATCTTGCACGGCGGCCATCTTGCACGGCGGCCATCTTGCACGGCGGCCATCTTGCACGGCGGCCATCTTGCACGGCGGCCATCTTGCACGGCGGCCATCTTGCACGGCGGCCATCTTGCACGGCGGCCATCTTGCACGGCGGCCATCTTGCACGGCGGCCATCTTGCACGGCGGCCATCTTGCACGGCGGCCATCTTGCACGGCGGCCATCttggtcttccttccttccttcctatcatTATTATACATTGTGTCCCTGCCACTCTCCctgtccctccctccttccttctcgccaggccccgcctcctcctcctgctcctcctcctcctcctctggccccgccccctcggcCTCGGACTCCGCCTCCTTCCAGCAGCGCCTGGTCTCCGGGGAGGGCCGCGACCTCTTCCACTGCGTCATCTACTTGGCCCCCGGGGACTACCACGGATTCCACTCCCCCACGGATTGGCGGGTGGCCCTCCGGCGCCATTTCCCAGGTGACTCCTCCCCTCCGCCTGCCTACCGCCTTCCTCCCCATCGGGCCCTGCCATCCCATGGAGTCGAGGGTCAACTCAAGAGTCAGTGCTCAAGATCCGTCCTCTTGAGTCAGACCTGGGTCCAGGGATCCTTGGAGAGAGGAGGTTGCAGGGCTCACGTGTGCcttgggggggtgtgtgtgtgtgtgtgtgtttcttatgTCCTTGCGATGGTGGTGacgcgtcccccccccccccccccgctctgggCAGGCTCGCTGATGTCGGTGAGCCCGGGGGTGGTGCGCTGGGTGCGCTCCCTCTTCTGCCACAACGAGCGGGTGCTGCTCTGCGGCTGCTGGGAGCACGGCTTCTTCTCGCTCACCGCCGTCGGCGCACAGAACGTGGGCTCCATTCGCATCTACTTTGACCAGGTCAGACCcacggagggggggagggggggcgggaAGGGAGCGCCTGCCTGCGCCTTGGTTGGCTGGTCCCACTAAGGCCCCGAATTGGCTCTGATGGGTCGGGACCCAAACGTGTCAGATATGTTTGTTATGCTGTAACTTAAAATTATGGGGGTCTTTGAAGCGGGAAGGCCACCCGCTTTTGCAGCCAGTGTCCAATGTACATTTGTTGGTTTGTTCCACTAAGGCTCCCCATGGGCTTTGATGGGTCGGGACCCAAACGTGTCAGATATGTTTGTTATGCTGTAACTTAAAATTATGGGGGTCTTTGAAGTGGGAAGGCCACCCGCTTTTGGAGCCGATgcccaactctctctctctctccctccctccctccccccgtgCAGGAGCTGCAGACGAACCGTCCCGGGGACCGCGCGGGCTCCTTCCGGGACGTGTGCTTTGGGCCGGAGGGGGGGGAGGTCCCCGGGGGCGTGGGGCGGGGGCCGGGGGGCGTGGCCCTGCGGCGGGGGGAGCCCCTGGGGGAGTTCAACCTGGGCTCCACCATCGTGCTCCTCTTCGAGGCCCCCGCCCACTTCGCCTTCCGCCTCCGCCCCGGGCAGAAGATCCGCTTCGGGGAGGCCCTCGGGGacgcccccctccccaaatgagCCCACCAGGCAGCGGCCATCTTGCCCTGGCCACCCACCCACGGGACTGCTGCTGCCACCGCCACCGCCACCCGTTTTGGTTTGGGGAAATACAGTGCACGGGGCGGCCATGCTGTggggggaagaagagaagaaacaacTATCAATACCCATTTTGTTTTTGGGATAAATACATTGCACTTTTGTACATTTTGTTTCCACACACAAGTGGTGGCCATTTTGTGTGGGGAAATGGAAGTAATAGCCTATGGTGGCCATTTTGTTTTGATAGCCATATTGTTTCCACACATAAGTGGAAGCATTTTTTTTTGAGGAAAGGGCACGTGTTGTCCATTGTGAAGAAAGAATCTGTGCCAACCATTCTgtgtggggaaaatggaagaaataccAGCGGTGGCCATTTTGTTCTGGGGAAAAGTATACTGTACTTGTCTGGGATGAAGAAGAACCAGTGGTAACCATTTTATGTGTGGAGGGATAGGA encodes:
- the LOC134292954 gene encoding phosphatidylserine decarboxylase proenzyme, mitochondrial-like isoform X1; its protein translation is MNIITVSLAGQRSGRRTLWPRGGSCGGAPCTSCWRPGAGTPRTEGTGATRRSSWRSRASRSHPGSPTPGRLNDVMCRPLPPPPSGTWLSLQCLRGPPWPLALLILSRVWLYRSLPTRLVSRAWGRLSRVELPVWLRGPVLGLYAWAFGVDLREAAEEDLRHYASLSHFFARRLKPHARPLHAAHPASASASAQVSPSDGRILSFGRVRNCEVEQVKGVTYSLEDFLGPLPHTHLPPRAPPPHHHTPSGPASSSCSSSSSSGPAPSASDSASFQQRLVSGEGRDLFHCVIYLAPGDYHGFHSPTDWRVALRRHFPGSLMSVSPGVVRWVRSLFCHNERVLLCGCWEHGFFSLTAVGAQNVGSIRIYFDQELQTNRPGDRAGSFRDVCFGPEGGEVPGGVGRGPGGVALRRGEPLGEFNLGSTIVLLFEAPAHFAFRLRPGQKIRFGEALGDAPLPK
- the LOC134292954 gene encoding phosphatidylserine decarboxylase proenzyme, mitochondrial-like isoform X4, translated to MCRPLPPPPSGTWLSLQCLRGPPWPLALLILSRVWLYRSLPTRLVSRAWGRLSRVELPVWLRGPVLGLYAWAFGVDLREAAEEDLRHYASLSHFFARRLKPHARPLHAAHPASASASASPLVSPSDGRILSFGRVRNCEVEQVKGVTYSLEDFLGPLPHTHLPPRAPPPHHHTPSGPASSSCSSSSSSGPAPSASDSASFQQRLVSGEGRDLFHCVIYLAPGDYHGFHSPTDWRVALRRHFPGSLMSVSPGVVRWVRSLFCHNERVLLCGCWEHGFFSLTAVGAQNVGSIRIYFDQELQTNRPGDRAGSFRDVCFGPEGGEVPGGVGRGPGGVALRRGEPLGEFNLGSTIVLLFEAPAHFAFRLRPGQKIRFGEALGDAPLPK
- the LOC134292954 gene encoding phosphatidylserine decarboxylase proenzyme, mitochondrial-like isoform X2, translating into MCRPLPPPPSGTWLSLQCLRGPPWPLALLILSRVWLYRSLPTRLVSRAWGRLSRVELPVWLRGPVLGLYAWAFGVDLREAAEEDLRHYASLSHFFARRLKPHARPLHAAHPASASASASPLVSPSDGRILSFGRVRNCEVEQVKGVTYSLEDFLGPLPHTHLPPRAPPPHHHTPSGPASSSCSSSSSSGPAPSASDSASFQQRLVSGEGRDLFHCVIYLAPGDYHGFHSPTDWRVALRRHFPGSLMSVSPGVVRWVRSLFCHNERVLLCGCWEHGFFSLTAVGAQNVGSIRIYFDQVRPTEGGRGGGKGAPACALVGWSH
- the LOC134292954 gene encoding phosphatidylserine decarboxylase proenzyme, mitochondrial-like isoform X3, with the translated sequence MCRPLPPPPSGTWLSLQCLRGPPWPLALLILSRVWLYRSLPTRLVSRAWGRLSRVELPVWLRGPVLGLYAWAFGVDLREAAEEDLRHYASLSHFFARRLKPHARPLHAAHPASASASASPLVSPSDGRILSFGRVRNCEVEQVKGVTYSLEDFLGPLPHTHLPPRAPPPHHHTPSGPASSSCSSSSSSGPAPSASDSASFQQRLVSGEGRDLFHCVIYLAPGDYHGFHSPTDWRVALRRHFPGSLMSVSPGVVRWVRSLFCHNERVLLCGCWEHGFFSLTAVGAQNVGSIRIYFDQVVLGLKKNSLF